Genomic DNA from Chaetodon auriga isolate fChaAug3 chromosome 18, fChaAug3.hap1, whole genome shotgun sequence:
GAGAAAACTTGATCACAAgtcgtgtgtgtctgtgtgtgtgcctgtctgtgtgtgtgtctgtctgtgtgtgtgtgtgtgagactggtCAGCCTGGGTGGGTTTTCATTCCTCAGGGACTATAGTAGTCTTCTCTGTAAAATGATTTGATCCTGTGCTGTTAGAGAGTGAATCTGATTGGATATCACCGTGCAACTGTGATGTGATTGGATGCCCTGTGAGGTTCTGTGCTGGTTGATCGTGACCCTTGGCGGGTAAAAATCCTAAGAGAGGCTTCTCTGTATGGTAGAAATGAACTCTTTGAGTATAAGAATTTACTGTTTGGAATCAtgacacctccacctcctccacccgtTCCCTCTTTCCTTTTGTAAATAGCCTTATATGGTGGCATGCGAAgtttctgttactgtgagtAGCTAACCGATTAAAAGGTGACCTGATTTCCAAAAGGCATAAAGTTAATGACACACTTCCAATGActcatatttgtgcaggtgtaGCTGCACCACCACGTCACAGACTGCGGGGGGGCTTTGGTTTTCCTTTGTAGCATGAGCAGTTCTCTCTGAATGTTTCTTCCAGACCTCATCTTGACCTCCACCATTCCTGTTAACTGCTATTGCTTAATTACATTGCGAGCTGAGCTGACGGCTACATGAAAGTGCTTTGCTGCCTTCTTGTAGTCTTCTGCTATGTGCTCATAATTTTCAGAGTCTAGTCAGAGGTAGATTAGAGGAGTGTTtgtaaagctttgaaatttgcatcacctgGTCTTTCCTAGCGATGACTGTTTCTTCATCGTCTGTGAAGCAAATTACTAATTGTGCTTAAAACGTTTCATCTTTAACTTGATGCCTTTTGGAGATCAGTTCACCTCCCACTCGCTTAACTTTTCACAGGAACAGAAATGTTGAccaggggtgcccaaacttcAGCATGTCACTGTagttctgttcatttattttaattttcatgtttttgcttAATTAATTAAATAGAAATCTTGAGCAGGTTTCACTTCGTACTTGTGCTTCAGATGAAAGTGCCCGTTTTGACTCACTGTCATGATTCTGTTTGCCTGCTGCAAAGCttattctttatttcattttcatttattctgctTTATTGTACAATATTTTCTGtaaagctatttttttttttttttgtaaaacttgttttattttgtcatggtaaggcttttttttttggagtaaACAGATTACAATCATTTTAGGTGTGTCCGGTCTTGTCAGTTTTGGTTGTACATTCTTCTTTTTAATCCACCGTCTGCCATCTATTTAATCAATGAATTGTGgcaatatatgtgtgtgtgtagatgtctCTATAACTTTGTGATGTAATACAGTGGGAGCTGTGTGTGGCTGTACTCAAAACAAGGTGCTTGAAAGccttacaaaataaaagctgctggTTACAGAGAAAACCCTTCATTAAAGCACATTGTCCTGTTCAGGCTGACTGTAACGTGTATTCCGGGGTGGTTTTCATTGCGTTGCTTGGATGCATCTTTTTTTACTcagccacttcctgtcacttGGAAGAACATTGCGTTAAAGGCCATGTAAACATCACTTTCTCTCACTAAATGACAGAAGTGTCTGAGGTTGGATGCATCCTTGTTCTGCTCTGCCGTCTGGCATTTTCCTCCCCTTCAGCAGGCTCCATCTGTTACATGACAGTTCACATGAATGGGTGTGAAAATAAAGGGCTCCACCCCACTGAAAGTATTCCTGCTAGTTCTCTTAACATTTCCCTATTTTTTATTACTTGAAAGCCTTTGTTTATCATTTTGGAATATCATGGTAAAATAAAATTGTATGGTGTGAAAAAACGAAGTGGGTCATTGCTGTTATTCAAGCTGTAATGTTCTGGACGCTTCCAGCATGTTACAAAAGTCATGTTCAGTCCTTTACCTAACCTTAGCGTCACTTCAATCCACTGATTGTGGTAGGACCCCTAGTGGCAGATCACAATGAATACTTCACATATTACATACCAGCTTTGACATTAAAAAGTCTGTATTTGTAGAGACAGATGTGACAGATGTTGAGTGAAAGTAGACACAGTGCATAAAATAAATTAGACATTTTTCTCCAGTTTGTGGTTGGAAGAACACAAGTTAAGTCACTGAATGGTATCAGAGCATGTTTTTACCCCTAGTTGCCTCTAGGAGTTTGTACCATGGGGTACGGTCAGTCCTCGTGACATCACTTCAGCTTGTCATCAGGAGAAAAACGGCTGCAAGCTGCAGCTTTCCTCCTTCAAAACAAAACCCCATATTTTTAACTTAAAGGGGAGAAAAAGGTCAAGCAGCAGAGCTAGCAAATTAAAAAGGAGACGAACAGTGAGATGAACTGGTAGTTCTTATTTATGGAGGACATGTTGAGATGTTGCAGtagcacaggtgtaaataatacaATATATGATGGCTGAATTCAATTTacatgcttcagtttcaggacCCCTCTATTCATTATACTGGCTCATTGTCATGACTTGCTatgtgcttttcctactatgacaagtgaaaaatgtctgctgtgcaaAAAGTCAGTTTCTTtaaagattacatttttttatggAGATAATCCTTGATGATGAAAGTCACGTGGGCGGGGAAATTTAAGGCATCACTTGTGCCACAGCTAAGGGAtaaaagttatttatttatttatgtagaGGCATAGGGATTCTGCTGTTTTCTATCTACTcaaataatgtacatattttgtTTATTGGTAATATactgctcttgtgtttttctttattctttattatcTATGTGGTTTTAGGCCTTTCCCTTTGCTCGCAAAaatcttttctctcctgttttgaTACATGCTTTTGTTATCGTTAGTAGTCATAGTGGAAGCAGCCGCTTTAAAGGCCTAAAACAAGTATATCTGTTTGTATCAGAGGTATCATGGTTGTGACCCCTCACTGAAGGGCCCTGAGCCCCTACTAATATCTGTCCCTCTGAATATCTGCATTGCATTAACTGTCACCTCTTCTTGTCACTCAATCTGCAGCCTTCATGGTTGGTGGTCAGATTACCACAACCCAGCAAAAGTGAATCTGGGACTTGTGGCTCCTGTGGTGTCTGGGGCCCGTCCAGGAGCCCAGGGTCAGTTTGCCTGGATGGTAATTGGTTAGGAGTTCCCACTTCtaacacaaactgtgtttttgccTTAATGCTAGAATACGGCAAACACATAATTCATAACtcagcttttattgtgaaagacCCAACCGGAAGCTTTGCCGTTCTCTTGTCTGACTGGATagtgagaggagggaggctgcAACCAGCGAGCTCCGAGCGGGCTGCGGAGGATGTCGACCCCGCTGCGGGGACAAGCTCCGGGCGGGACGCCTGTGTCCAGTCGGCTGTTGCTCGGCCAGTCGCCCCGCACCTGCAGCCCTCTGCACCCATGAAGCCCCCTCTGATGAAGCCCCGAGCTGCCAAAGTGAGGCGGAAAGTGGCCGGAGACAGAGAGCATGTACTGGCGCGTCGGGCTTGCCTGGACGCGGTCGTGTGTGGTTGATCTTGGCCAGAACCAGAGCTTCTCCTCCGGCCTGCTGGGCTCCGATGAGCAGCTCTCGTTTTATGGGTACATCATCGCCTACCCCCTGCAGGACTACGGTGGGATAATGTCAGCTTTGGGCTCGGACTCGTGGTGGCGGAAAACGCTGTATTTGACTGGAGGGGCTCTGCTCGCCGCTGCTGCTTATCTGCTGCACGAATTGCTGGCCATCAGGTACCAACAGCACAGAGGCTGCCAGAGGAGTCAGTGTAGAAGCTGCACAGCTCATCACTTTCCACAGTCAGGCCTCTTGGGCCAAAAAAATCCAACTGAAAACTCGGTGCTGATCTTATTCTGATCATATTTTCTGCCCAGAGCTCCCAGGTCTGCTGTATTTGCTCTGGGCTTTGATATTACTTAATCTTGTCAGGTTGGGCGGGGTGAGAGCGGAGTGAGTGGAGAATAAGGAATCGTGAGTGGGTGGATTGTGATGTAACGGAGACCCCCCCAGCCCTCCCAACCCCCtcctcataaacacacagattagGGCATTTTGATCTTTattggcttgtttttttttctgaattaatGACACGAGCGAACTGCAGCTCGGGTCGTGGCTGATATTTTGGTCTTGAATCAATCAAAAACGATTAGAAAAAGATTTCTCATTTCTAGTGTTTGTTGAGAgcttcttctgtgtgtctgcaggcctGTTTCTAACAGCTCTGTTGTCATATGAACTGACATTATAGATGACAGAGGGTCACTTTCATTTGTCTTTACTTCAAGGACAAGGCGACATGATGTACAGGTTTGGTTCCAGTCTAAAGCGCTGCAGttatgggggaaaaaacaaaccCTGTAATATTACCAGCTTTTACAACTGGCAATCATGGCGGTAAAAAAAGGACACGATAATGTGACTGCCTTGAATGTATTTGTGTTGATTATGATGGATAGATTTTTCATTGGCTCGGAGAGGTCAGAGTCTGTTGTCTTTACAGAATCTCGGGTTACCTGCAGTCCAGGCCCGCTGAATCACACGCCTACTACAGCACAGTAAATAGAACAAAGCCAAAGTCACAGGCTGGATGCTCACCAGCTCTCCGTTTTTAAGAACATTGGAGTGATTTTAGCTCTGCTGAAAGCGAAGCCTTGTGCACATTATGCACATAGCTGTCTTTAATGCCGGGTCGATTTTTATACGGAAATACAGGCTGTTTGTTGGGCACTGATTGTGCTCATTGGGATGGAGTTCATCCCGACGGGCTGGAcgtgtttttcttccctcttgcGGTTGTTTTTCTCCGGTCTGACGTTAGATATCGCAGCTCTGTGTCTCGATGTGTACGCTGGGCGtcattgtgtcttttttatCAAATATGAATGAACTCATCGTAGGTTATTACACAAAAGCCGGTCTTAAGAGTGAGCGGGCATTTCAGCACCACACGGAAATAGACAGCTCCTCAACTGGGATGCTCGTTTCAGCACCACACGCGCTGGACAGCTCCCGGCAAGGCTGCATCGAGCCCACGTGAAGCCTGCAACAGTGTTCATGTGAATGCACCATAATCTCTCACAAGGGTGTGCTTCATTATTTTGACATTGCAGTTTTCCCCCGGCTTGTATAAACGGCCCGTGGCTAAATCACGACCAGAGCCAGCCGAAAGGCCTTGGTGGcagagcatttgatttattcaGTCAATCATTTGATAGCCCCCTCCCCCCAAACCCTAACCCACATTATGGGGagctgcattttgtccccacaagtatggcgagtccccacaatgtgactgtgtaaacagatttatgtccccacaatgtaagtaatacatggccacacacccACTTCCTTGTAATCCTTGTGAGGATAATAGCTGGCATAATGCATTCCTTTGCCCCTCATCCTAACCTTAAACATCACAACTGAATTCataacccttaaaaccaagtcgTAACAACCTCTGAGGTTGTGAGGaccagccaaaatgtcctctctttccaaaaatgtcctcactctgttggTTAAAAACTGGTCCTCACTATGTAGCAAGTACAAGTCCAAAGATAACAACATCCTGGACTCTTGTTGTCaagaaaccagcagagactccaggaagtcagtgcTTCCAGCTAAGACGTCCTCCGacacctgtaaaaccacaactagTCATTTTTAATCGTTAGTGTTTTTTATTgagccaaaatgtcaaaaattcaCAGTTTACAGCTTCTGTTCTGGTTCtagatgtgaatatttgctggtgTTCTTTGTCCTCAGTAATAGTAAACGGAATTTCTCAGGGTCCAAATGAAgaattaattgagaaaatactTGAAATGTTATTTGATAATGAAAAGATGAGTTAATTGCGGCCCTAGCTCTTACCACTCAATACTTAAACCGAAAGCTAACCTCAAAGTTGACCTGGTTTTTGTCCCCACGTGTGGGGCAAGTTGCCTTGATGTGATAATGAAACTTATGTGGAAATACtaacacatgaacacagtttgttttttctcggTCTGCGtgatctgcagctctgtccttctttcctccacacagaaaggaggaagagctggactCTAAAGATGCCATCATACTCCACCAGTTCTCCAGGCCCAAAACCGGCGCCCCGTCTCTGTCCCCTTTCTGCCTTAAATTGGAGACCTACCTCCGTATGGTGGACCTGCCCTACCAGGTAGAGCTGTGGTCACATGTCTgtgatagaaaaaaaacacttgatctgtttttctgttgttctcCTGAGGTGACTAACAATGAATGTTGAGTATTGAGTGTGAGGATGTTTAAGCTTCATTTCTTGGTGGCTGAAGCCTCAGTTTGTTCCTTTGTTGTAATCACTTTTGAgtgtgattaattaattattgCCCAACTCTGAGTCTCTGCTGCGACAGTCTCTCAATTTCCTGCAAGGGATTATTAAAATTTCATTTAGATGTTTTGTCTTGATCCAACTGAACGCACTTAACACCAATCACCAACGGCTTTCTCTATTCTGTATTTCTAACATCTTCTCCTTTATCACCCTTTTCCTCCCTCGCTCCCACGTTTCCTGAATCCTCTATCTCTCGCAGAACTACTTTGATGGGAAGCTTTCACCACAGGGAAAGATGCCGTGGATCGAATACAACCAGGAGCAGGTGTGCGGCACCGAATTCATCATCGACTTCCTGGAGGAGAGGCTGGGCGCCAGCCTCAACAAGAGCCTGACGCCGCAGGAGAAGGCCATGTCTCGCGCCATCACCAAAATGGTGGAGGAGCATTTCTACTGGTGAGGGAGCCGTGAGCTGTTATATTAAGTAATAttgataataatgacaatagTAATATAGATGTATTCTGGCTTTTTCCAAATGTAGTGGCCTCTGGACTTTGCAACAATGCTACTTAGTCTAATCCAGTCTTTTTTAAGATGCAACTTAACACAGATTTTTGTGAAATTTAAGTAACTTGTAACGTATTTTTTCCACCAGTGTTACATcatgctttcttttttaatgttattatacAGCATTTAGTAATTTGATCGGAGAAAAAGTTCTCACTCACCTACGTTgactttttctccttcctcttcataGCAGTCATAACATTTCCGGtcctgaactgtgtgtgtgtgtgtttgtgttgcaggaCCATAGCTTACTGTCAGTGGGTGGACAACCTGGAGGAGACCCAGAAGATGCTGTCAGTGAGCGGGCCGCTGAGTGACCTGCTCAAGTGGATCCTGAGTCACCTGACAGGCGGGATCGTCAAGAGGGAGATGTACGGCCACGGGATTGGACGCTTTTCGAAGGAGGAAGTCTACGCCCTGATGGAGAAGGACATGCGCACCCTGGCCACTCTGCTAGGTGACAAATCTGGAGGattgtttttttcattcagaaataATGATGCTCGTCATGTGGGGCATTAGGATCTATTATAATGTGTTGCTGGAGTTACTGTGATCAGCTGGGGGAGTTTAAAGGTGTGAGTTAGCCCAAACAAACCAGCCATCTTAAATTTGACCATATGAAAGCCTtcagtgcatttgtgtgtgtgctctgtatCTAAAGCTATTTACGGACACTCTTTTTCT
This window encodes:
- the faxca gene encoding failed axon connections homolog, which encodes MYWRVGLAWTRSCVVDLGQNQSFSSGLLGSDEQLSFYGYIIAYPLQDYGGIMSALGSDSWWRKTLYLTGGALLAAAAYLLHELLAIRKEEELDSKDAIILHQFSRPKTGAPSLSPFCLKLETYLRMVDLPYQNYFDGKLSPQGKMPWIEYNQEQVCGTEFIIDFLEERLGASLNKSLTPQEKAMSRAITKMVEEHFYWTIAYCQWVDNLEETQKMLSVSGPLSDLLKWILSHLTGGIVKREMYGHGIGRFSKEEVYALMEKDMRTLATLLGDKKYLMGSKLSTVDAAVFSHLAPAMWTLPGTRPERLIKGELINLAMYCERIRRRFWPEWFVDLEDLCYNDTTEASDSASKLPDLGLYSRTDTFQDDTHTHTSRTHTPQDPPSPDSDPTGHSLYDSDMDTECSEIDQLKC